In Bos indicus x Bos taurus breed Angus x Brahman F1 hybrid chromosome 1, Bos_hybrid_MaternalHap_v2.0, whole genome shotgun sequence, a single window of DNA contains:
- the SSR3 gene encoding translocon-associated protein subunit gamma isoform X1 translates to MAPKGGPKQQSEEDLLLQDFSRNLSAKSSALFFGNAFIVSAIPIWLYWRIWHMDLIQSAVLYSVMTLVSTYLVAFAYKNVKFVLKHKVAQKREDAVSKEVTRKLSEADNRKMSRKEKDERILWKKNEVADYEATTFSIFYNNTLFLVLVIVASFFILKNFNPTVNYILSISASSGLIALLSTGSK, encoded by the exons ATGGCTCCCAAAGGAGGCCCCAAGCAGCAGTCCGAGGAGGACCTGCTCCTGCAGGATTTCAGCCGCAACCTCTCGGCCAAGTCCTCGGCGCTTTTCTTCGGGAACGCCTTCATTGTGTCCGCCATCCCCATCT GGTTATATTGGCGAATATGGCATATGGATCTTATTCAGTCTGCTGTTCTGTATAGTGTGATGACCCTAGTAAGCACTTACTTGGTAGCCTTTGCTTACAAAAATGTGAAATTTGTTCTCAAGCACAA agtAGCACAGAAGAGGGAGGATGCTGTCTCCAAAGAAGTGACTCGGAAACTCTCTGAAGCTGATAATAGAAAGATGTCTCGGAAGGAAAAGGATGAAAG AATCTTGTGGAAGAAGAATGAAGTTGCTGATTATGAAGCTACAACATTTTCCATCTTCTATAATAACACCCTGTTTCTGGTCTTGGTCATTGTTGCTTCCTTCTTTATACTGAAGAACTTCAACCCCACAGT GAACTACATTTTGTCCATAAGTGCTTCCTCAGGCCTCATCGCCCTCCTGTCTACTGGTTCCAAGTAG
- the SSR3 gene encoding translocon-associated protein subunit gamma isoform X2, with the protein MDLIQSAVLYSVMTLVSTYLVAFAYKNVKFVLKHKVAQKREDAVSKEVTRKLSEADNRKMSRKEKDERILWKKNEVADYEATTFSIFYNNTLFLVLVIVASFFILKNFNPTVNYILSISASSGLIALLSTGSK; encoded by the exons ATGGATCTTATTCAGTCTGCTGTTCTGTATAGTGTGATGACCCTAGTAAGCACTTACTTGGTAGCCTTTGCTTACAAAAATGTGAAATTTGTTCTCAAGCACAA agtAGCACAGAAGAGGGAGGATGCTGTCTCCAAAGAAGTGACTCGGAAACTCTCTGAAGCTGATAATAGAAAGATGTCTCGGAAGGAAAAGGATGAAAG AATCTTGTGGAAGAAGAATGAAGTTGCTGATTATGAAGCTACAACATTTTCCATCTTCTATAATAACACCCTGTTTCTGGTCTTGGTCATTGTTGCTTCCTTCTTTATACTGAAGAACTTCAACCCCACAGT GAACTACATTTTGTCCATAAGTGCTTCCTCAGGCCTCATCGCCCTCCTGTCTACTGGTTCCAAGTAG